The genomic interval AACGGGTGGACCTGCTTGCCCTGGCGGCGGAAGAAGCAGCCAGGGCGGAAGGGGAGATCGAAGTCGTTGGCCCCGCGGAGGGTGTGCCCACGTTGTTGGGCGATGCACGCAGCCTGCGCCACTTGCTTCGCAACCTGATTGCGAACGCCGAGCGTCACGCGCCGGGTTGCCAGGTAGAGATCCAAATCGGCCCACTCGCCGACGGGCGCGGCGTGCGCATCTCCGTCGCTGACCGCGGGCCCGGCATCCCCGAAGCGCAGCAACATGCGGTCTTCGACGCCTTTACCCGCGGCAGTGGAGCGGCCGGCGGGTTGGGTCTTGGCCTTGCCATCGTGCGGCAGGTGGCACGCCACCACGGAGGAGAAGCGCGCGCATTGGGACGGGAGGGTGGGGGTACCGTGATCCAGGTTGATCTGCCCGGCCGGACCGAAGCGCCCCGCTGATTCCCGGGACTTGGCCGGCGGTTGCATTTGCGTCTCCCGGATTCCCGGCCTCCCAGATTCAGTTGGCGGCAGAAGGCAGCACGCCGCCAGTTTCTGTGGCCAGATACAAACGGCAAGGCTCACCTGTCTGCCGACCTTTACTGGGTTCCGGATGCGCTCGGGCCGTGCCGCGACGTTCGCGAAGCGGCCAGGTGCCAATCCAGGGCGATCGGTCGACTCCGGACTCCAGTCGCCCGGGCCCATCGGAACGGTCTACACTCGCTAGATGACGACCCCCCTCGATCTTTCGCTCACCGAACTCACTGCCGCGTTGCGCGAACGGAAGCTCTCCTCCGTCGAGCTCGGCGAAGCCGTGCTGGCGCGCATCGATGCCACCAACGCGGATCTGAATGCCTTCGTGGCGCTGCGGGATCGCGAGGCGATCCTCGCCGATGCCCGCGCTGCCGACGAGCGCATCGCCCGCGGTGAAGCGCGGCCCCTCGAAGGGGTGCCGCTCGGCGTCAAGGATCTCGAGGCTGCCGAAGGTCTTCCCCACACCGAGGGATGCCTGATCTACAAGGATCGCATTGCAGATCACGACAGTACCCAGGTGGGTCGGCTGCGGGATGCGGGTGCGATCCTGGTCGGAAAGACGAACGCACCGGAGTTCGGCTACACGGCGATCACGAAGAATCTCGTCTACGGCGTGACGCGCTCACCCTGGGATCTCGAGCGAACGCCCGGCGGTTCGAGTGGCGGATCGGCTGCAGTGCTCGCCGCTTCCGTATGCCCTCTGGTGACTTCCTCCGATGGCGGCGGTTCGATTCGCATTCCCGCCAGCTTCGTGGGCGCGTTCGGTTTAAAGGTCTCCTTTGGCAGGGTTCCCCGCGGCCCGATGCATCAATGGAACTACGGGGATACATCGGTGTACGGACCGACGACGAAGACCGTCGCCGATGGTGCACTCTTCCTCGATCAGGTGGCCGGGGCGTCGCCGTGTGATCCGAAGTCGTTGCCGGACCCCGGCATCTCCTACGTCCAGGCCCTCGCAGAAGAACTGCCGGCGGGGACACGCTTCGGCGTCTCACCGGATCTCGGCTATGCGGTGGTCCAATCCGATGTGGCCGCCTGCTTCGACGATTCGGTGAAGGCTTTCGAGACGGCTGGCCACACGCTGGTGCCGGTCGAGGGCGGGCCGCCCAGAATGGGCCGCGAATGGGGCCTGCTCGGCGCTTTCGAGATGGCCGGCCCGCTGGGTTCGTACCTGCCGGAGCGAGAAGAGGAGTTCGGTCGAACGTTCATCCGCGGTGTCCAGGCGGCGGATGCCATGACGCCCGAAATCTGGGGCCGCATTTCCGAACAACGCATGCAGCTGAACGAATGGTGCGCCCGCGTATTCGATGAAGTCGATTTCCTTCTCACGCCCACCGTGCCCTACGACCCGCCGCCGGCTCGGGGACCGTTCCCGGAAGAGACCGAGGGCCGCAAACAGCACGCGGCCGGCGTCGCGGCGTTCACCATCCCGTTCAATATGTCCTGGCATCCGGCGGCGACGGTTCGAGCAGGCGTTTCCAAGGCCGGTCTTCCGATCGGTCTTCAGATCGTCGGCCCCCGGCATCGGGACGACCTGGTGCTGCGTGCCGCCCTGGCGTTCGAACGCGAACGGCCTTGGCATCCGGAGTGGCCTCAGATCGGCTGAGGTTCCGACGAGGTGGATGATCAATGAGCGCGGACCCAGCTGCGCGAGGGAGACCCCATGGGCGAACTACAAGGGAGCTGCCACGAGGCCTTCGATGGCGTGCGCGCCGTATTCGAAGAAGGCTTCCGGGAGCGAGACGAGATCGGTGCTGCGGTAAGCGTCTTCCTCGACGGGGAGCCGGTGGTCGACCTCTGGGGCGGCTTCGCGGATCAGGCCCGCACCCAGCCGTGGCAGCGGGACACCCTGGTGAATGTCTACTCGACGACCAAGGGGGCAGCGGCCTTCTGTGCGCATCGGCTCGTCGATCAGGGGAAGCTCGATCTGGATGCACCGGTTGCGAAGTACTGGCCGGAATTCGCTGCCGCCGGGAAGCAGGAGATCCCGGTTCGCTGGCTGCTCTCCCACAGGGCCGGGTTGCCGGCGGTACGCGAGGTGCTTCCGGGGGAAGCTCTCTACGACTGGGACGCCATGGCCACCGCGCTGGCCGCTGAAGAGCCGTGGTGGACGCCTGGCGAGGAGCACGGCTACCACGCGCTCACCTATGGCTGGCTGGTAGGCGAGGTCGTCCGTCGCATCAGCGGCAAGAGCCTGGGGACGTTCTTTCGCGAGGAGATCGCCCAGCCCCTCGGCCTCGATTTCCACATTGGGCTTGCGGAGGCGGAACACGGCCGGGTCGCGGAAATGGGGCCGATGGCGATGCCGGGCCCCGATGACAAGGACGCCCTGGAGATGGGGCAGAGGATCATGGCCGATCTCGAAGGCATGACGGCGCGGGCGTTCGGAAATCCGCCCTCGATGATGGCCGGGGTGAACGTGCCGGAATGGCGGAGCGCTGAAATTCCAGGTGCCAACGGACATGCGACTGCCCGCGCGATCGCGAAGCTCTACGGCATCGTCGCGCTGAACGACGGTCGTGTGATCAGCCCCGAATCGATCGAGGCGGCGCGTACCGAGCAGTCTCATGGGCCCGACGCGGTGCTCGGGATCTCCACGCGCTTCGGGCTCGGATTCATGCTCTCCCAGGACGAAAGGATGGCCCGTTTCGGGCCGAACGATGGGGCTTTCGGTCATCCTGGCGCCGGTGGTTCGGTGGGGCTCGCCGATACGCAGCGGCGCCTTGGCATTGGCTACGTGATGAACCGGATGGGCCCGCGAATCCTGCTCGATGACCGGGCGCTCGCACTCATCGATGCGGCCTACGCCGCCCTCTGACATCAGGAAGGGAAGACAGCATGGTCCGAATCGAGATGCGGTACGAAGGGGAGCTTCATTCGAGCGCCCGCCATCCCTCGGGCGCAACGCTCGAGACCGACGCTCCCAAGGACAACGAGGGGCGTGGTGAGGCGTTCTCTCCGACGGATCTCCTGGCGACGGCGCTCGGCAGTTGCATGCTCACCGTGATGGGCATCGTCGCTCGCCGCCACGAGTGGCCGCTGGAGGGCGCGACGGCGAGCGTCGAGAAGCATATGGTCGCCGATCCGTCGCGACGCATCGGGCGCCTGGACGTCCAGATC from bacterium carries:
- a CDS encoding OsmC family protein produces the protein MVRIEMRYEGELHSSARHPSGATLETDAPKDNEGRGEAFSPTDLLATALGSCMLTVMGIVARRHEWPLEGATASVEKHMVADPSRRIGRLDVQIELPAGIPESARRVLERTAHTCPVHNSLHPETKVDVTFHWN
- a CDS encoding amidase, translating into MTTPLDLSLTELTAALRERKLSSVELGEAVLARIDATNADLNAFVALRDREAILADARAADERIARGEARPLEGVPLGVKDLEAAEGLPHTEGCLIYKDRIADHDSTQVGRLRDAGAILVGKTNAPEFGYTAITKNLVYGVTRSPWDLERTPGGSSGGSAAVLAASVCPLVTSSDGGGSIRIPASFVGAFGLKVSFGRVPRGPMHQWNYGDTSVYGPTTKTVADGALFLDQVAGASPCDPKSLPDPGISYVQALAEELPAGTRFGVSPDLGYAVVQSDVAACFDDSVKAFETAGHTLVPVEGGPPRMGREWGLLGAFEMAGPLGSYLPEREEEFGRTFIRGVQAADAMTPEIWGRISEQRMQLNEWCARVFDEVDFLLTPTVPYDPPPARGPFPEETEGRKQHAAGVAAFTIPFNMSWHPAATVRAGVSKAGLPIGLQIVGPRHRDDLVLRAALAFERERPWHPEWPQIG
- a CDS encoding beta-lactamase family protein, producing the protein MGELQGSCHEAFDGVRAVFEEGFRERDEIGAAVSVFLDGEPVVDLWGGFADQARTQPWQRDTLVNVYSTTKGAAAFCAHRLVDQGKLDLDAPVAKYWPEFAAAGKQEIPVRWLLSHRAGLPAVREVLPGEALYDWDAMATALAAEEPWWTPGEEHGYHALTYGWLVGEVVRRISGKSLGTFFREEIAQPLGLDFHIGLAEAEHGRVAEMGPMAMPGPDDKDALEMGQRIMADLEGMTARAFGNPPSMMAGVNVPEWRSAEIPGANGHATARAIAKLYGIVALNDGRVISPESIEAARTEQSHGPDAVLGISTRFGLGFMLSQDERMARFGPNDGAFGHPGAGGSVGLADTQRRLGIGYVMNRMGPRILLDDRALALIDAAYAAL